A single genomic interval of Prionailurus viverrinus isolate Anna chromosome A2, UM_Priviv_1.0, whole genome shotgun sequence harbors:
- the SLC5A5 gene encoding sodium/iodide cotransporter isoform X2, which produces MAAVQGEARAAFGPWDYGVFALMLLVSTGIGLWVGLARGGQRSAEDFFTGGRRLAALPVGLSLAASFMSAVQVLGVPAEAYRYGLKFIWMCLGQLLNSLLTAVLFLPVFYRLGLTSTYQYLELRFSRAVRLCGTLQYLVATMMYTGIVIYAPALILNQVTGLDIWASLLSTGAICTFYTTVGGMKAVVWTDVFQVVVMLTGFWVVLARGTMLVGGPRHVLDIAQNHSRINLMDFNPDPRSRYTFWTFVVGGTLVWLSMYGVNQAQVQRYVACRTEKQAKLALLINQLGLILIVFSAAGCGVIMFTIYIDCDPLLAGRISAPDQYMPLLVLDIFKDLPGVPGLFLACAYSGTLSTASTSINAMAAVTVEDLIKPRLPSITPRRLVMISKGLSLIYGSACLTVAALSSLLGGGVLQGSFTVMGVISGPLLGAFILGMFLPACNTPGVLSGLATGLALSLWVAVGATLYPPGAQSLGVLPSSAAGCAVPSANTSGLQGLLGATNTSSKSPSPGVDPGRPALADSFYAISYLYYGGLGTLSTVLFGALISCLTGPTKRSALGPGLLWWDLARQTASVAPKEEVATLDDSLGKGAEELPPGAKRPPDFLPSDEDRPLFLGQKEVEGAGSQTPSSGHDHGQDLRETHL; this is translated from the exons ATGGCCGCCGTCCAGGGCGAGGCGCGGGCCGCGTTTGGACCCTGGGACTACGGGGTCTTCGCCCTCATGCTGCTGGTGTCCACGGGCATCGGGCTGTGGGTCGGGCTGGCGCGGGGCGGGCAGCGCAGCGCCGAGGACTTCTTCACCGGCGGCCGGCGCCTGGCGGCCCTGCCCGTCGGCCTCTCGCTGGCCGCCAGCTTCATGTCGGCGGTGCAGGTGCTGGGCGTGCCGGCCGAGGCCTACCGCTACGGCCTCAAGTTCATCTGGATGTGCCTGGGCCAGTTGCTCAACTCCCTGCTCACCGCGGTGCTCTTCCTGCCGGTCTTCTACCGCCTGGGCCTCACCAGCACCTACCAG TATCTGGAGCTGCGCTTCAGCCGCGCTGTGCGGCTCTGCGGGACCCTGCAGTACCTGGTGGCCACA ATGATGTATACTGGCATCGTGATCTACGCCCCCGCGCTCATCCTGAATCAAG TGACTGGGTTGGACATCTGGGCATCGCTCCTGTCCACCGGAGCCATCTGTACCTTCTACACGACTGTG GGCGGCATGAAGGCTGTGGTCTGGACCGATGTGTTTCAGGTCGTGGTGATGCTCACTGGCTTCTGGGTTGTCCTGGCCCGCGGCACCATGCTGGTGGGTGGGCCCAGGCATGTGCTTGACATCGCCCAGAACCACTCCCGGATCAACCTGATGGA CTTTAACCCGGACCCACGGAGCCGCTACACGTTCTGGACTTTTGTGGTGGGTGGCACATTGGTGTGGCTCTCGATGTACGGCGTCAACCAAGCACAGGTGCAGCGCTATGTGGCCTGTCGCACAGAGAAGCAGGCCAAGCT ggcCCTGCTCATCAACCAGCTGGGCCTGATCCTGATCGTGTTCAGTGCTGCTGGCTGTGGCGTGATCATGTTCACGATCTATATAGACTGCGACCCTCTCCTGGCAGGGCGGATCTCTGCCCCAGACCAG tACATGCCCCTGCTGGTGCTGGACATCTTCAAGGACCTGCCTGGAGTCCCCGGGCTCTTTCTGGCCTGTGCCTACAGTGGTACCCTCAG caccgCATCCACCAGCATCAATGCCATGGCCGCAGTCACCGTGGAGGACCTCATCAAGCCTCGGCTGCCGAGCATCACACCCCGGAGACTCGTGATGATCTCCAAGGGGCTCT CACTCATCTATGGCTCAGCCTGTCTCACCGTGGCGGCTCTGTCCTCACTGCTGGGGGGAGGCGTCCTCCAG GGCTCCTTCACCGTCATGGGAGTCATCAGCGGCCCCCTCCTTGGAGCCTTCATCCTGGGAATGTTTCTCCCTGCCTGCAACACTCCG GGTGTCCTCTCCGGGCTGGCCACCGGCTTGGCGCTCTCGCTGTGGGTGGCGGTGGGCGCCACTCTGTACCCGCCCGGCGCTCAGTCCTTGGGAGTCCTGCCGTCATCGGCCGCCGGCTGTGCGGTGCCCTCCGCCAACACCTCCGGCCTCCAGGGCCTGCTCGGGGCCACCAACACCTCCAGCAAGAGCCCCAG CCCCGGAGTGGACCCCGGGCGACCGGCCTTAGCTGACAGCTTCTACGCCATTTCCTATCTTTATTATGGTGGCCTGGGAACGCTGAGCACTGTGCTGTTTGGAGCCCTCATCAGCTGCTTGACAG GCCCCACCAAGCGCAGTGCCTTGGGTCCTGGGCTGCTGTGGTGGGACCTTGCACGACAGACAGCATCGGTGGCCCCCAAGGAAGAAGTGGCTACCTTGGATGACAGCTTGGGGAAG ggTGCTGAGGAGCTGCCCCCTGGAGCCAAGAGGCCTCCTGACTTCTTGCCCAGTGATGAGGACCGTCCGCTCTTCCTGGGGcagaaggaggtggagggagcCGGCTCCCAGACCCCCAGCAGTGGACATGACCATGGCCAGGACCTTCGGGAGACCCACCTCTGA
- the SLC5A5 gene encoding sodium/iodide cotransporter isoform X1: MAAVQGEARAAFGPWDYGVFALMLLVSTGIGLWVGLARGGQRSAEDFFTGGRRLAALPVGLSLAASFMSAVQVLGVPAEAYRYGLKFIWMCLGQLLNSLLTAVLFLPVFYRLGLTSTYQYLELRFSRAVRLCGTLQYLVATMMYTGIVIYAPALILNQVTGLDIWASLLSTGAICTFYTTVGGMKAVVWTDVFQVVVMLTGFWVVLARGTMLVGGPRHVLDIAQNHSRINLMDFNPDPRSRYTFWTFVVGGTLVWLSMYGVNQAQVQRYVACRTEKQAKLALLINQLGLILIVFSAAGCGVIMFTIYIDCDPLLAGRISAPDQYMPLLVLDIFKDLPGVPGLFLACAYSGTLSTASTSINAMAAVTVEDLIKPRLPSITPRRLVMISKGLSLIYGSACLTVAALSSLLGGGVLQGSFTVMGVISGPLLGAFILGMFLPACNTPGVLSGLATGLALSLWVAVGATLYPPGAQSLGVLPSSAAGCAVPSANTSGLQGLLGATNTSSKSPSPGVDPGRPALADSFYAISYLYYGGLGTLSTVLFGALISCLTGPTKRSALGPGLLWWDLARQTASVAPKEEVATLDDSLGKVSHRAGSQSRGKGSEMTLGALGMAIIQGRDVVSPYISQPLVTSSGKPPLRVDVSSTLFIIPLAKTERNFILFISLYHFYNYFQSMAGETGLPLGC; this comes from the exons ATGGCCGCCGTCCAGGGCGAGGCGCGGGCCGCGTTTGGACCCTGGGACTACGGGGTCTTCGCCCTCATGCTGCTGGTGTCCACGGGCATCGGGCTGTGGGTCGGGCTGGCGCGGGGCGGGCAGCGCAGCGCCGAGGACTTCTTCACCGGCGGCCGGCGCCTGGCGGCCCTGCCCGTCGGCCTCTCGCTGGCCGCCAGCTTCATGTCGGCGGTGCAGGTGCTGGGCGTGCCGGCCGAGGCCTACCGCTACGGCCTCAAGTTCATCTGGATGTGCCTGGGCCAGTTGCTCAACTCCCTGCTCACCGCGGTGCTCTTCCTGCCGGTCTTCTACCGCCTGGGCCTCACCAGCACCTACCAG TATCTGGAGCTGCGCTTCAGCCGCGCTGTGCGGCTCTGCGGGACCCTGCAGTACCTGGTGGCCACA ATGATGTATACTGGCATCGTGATCTACGCCCCCGCGCTCATCCTGAATCAAG TGACTGGGTTGGACATCTGGGCATCGCTCCTGTCCACCGGAGCCATCTGTACCTTCTACACGACTGTG GGCGGCATGAAGGCTGTGGTCTGGACCGATGTGTTTCAGGTCGTGGTGATGCTCACTGGCTTCTGGGTTGTCCTGGCCCGCGGCACCATGCTGGTGGGTGGGCCCAGGCATGTGCTTGACATCGCCCAGAACCACTCCCGGATCAACCTGATGGA CTTTAACCCGGACCCACGGAGCCGCTACACGTTCTGGACTTTTGTGGTGGGTGGCACATTGGTGTGGCTCTCGATGTACGGCGTCAACCAAGCACAGGTGCAGCGCTATGTGGCCTGTCGCACAGAGAAGCAGGCCAAGCT ggcCCTGCTCATCAACCAGCTGGGCCTGATCCTGATCGTGTTCAGTGCTGCTGGCTGTGGCGTGATCATGTTCACGATCTATATAGACTGCGACCCTCTCCTGGCAGGGCGGATCTCTGCCCCAGACCAG tACATGCCCCTGCTGGTGCTGGACATCTTCAAGGACCTGCCTGGAGTCCCCGGGCTCTTTCTGGCCTGTGCCTACAGTGGTACCCTCAG caccgCATCCACCAGCATCAATGCCATGGCCGCAGTCACCGTGGAGGACCTCATCAAGCCTCGGCTGCCGAGCATCACACCCCGGAGACTCGTGATGATCTCCAAGGGGCTCT CACTCATCTATGGCTCAGCCTGTCTCACCGTGGCGGCTCTGTCCTCACTGCTGGGGGGAGGCGTCCTCCAG GGCTCCTTCACCGTCATGGGAGTCATCAGCGGCCCCCTCCTTGGAGCCTTCATCCTGGGAATGTTTCTCCCTGCCTGCAACACTCCG GGTGTCCTCTCCGGGCTGGCCACCGGCTTGGCGCTCTCGCTGTGGGTGGCGGTGGGCGCCACTCTGTACCCGCCCGGCGCTCAGTCCTTGGGAGTCCTGCCGTCATCGGCCGCCGGCTGTGCGGTGCCCTCCGCCAACACCTCCGGCCTCCAGGGCCTGCTCGGGGCCACCAACACCTCCAGCAAGAGCCCCAG CCCCGGAGTGGACCCCGGGCGACCGGCCTTAGCTGACAGCTTCTACGCCATTTCCTATCTTTATTATGGTGGCCTGGGAACGCTGAGCACTGTGCTGTTTGGAGCCCTCATCAGCTGCTTGACAG GCCCCACCAAGCGCAGTGCCTTGGGTCCTGGGCTGCTGTGGTGGGACCTTGCACGACAGACAGCATCGGTGGCCCCCAAGGAAGAAGTGGCTACCTTGGATGACAGCTTGGGGAAGGTCAGTCACAGGGCTGGCTCccagagcagggggaagggcagtgaaaTGACTTTGGGTGCTCTGGGCATGGCCATAATTCAGGGGAGGGACGTGGTGAGTCCCTATATTTCTCAACCTCTTGTTACCTCCAGTGGAAAGCCTCCACTGAGAGTTGATGTGTCTTCAACACTTTTTATTATTCCCTTAGCAAAGACTGAGCGGAATTTCATACTGTTCATATCCTTGTAtcatttttacaattattttcaatCTATGGCAGGTGAAACTGGTTTGCCTTTAGGGTGTTGA
- the SLC5A5 gene encoding sodium/iodide cotransporter isoform X3, translated as MAAVQGEARAAFGPWDYGVFALMLLVSTGIGLWVGLARGGQRSAEDFFTGGRRLAALPVGLSLAASFMSAVQVLGVPAEAYRYGLKFIWMCLGQLLNSLLTAVLFLPVFYRLGLTSTYQYLELRFSRAVRLCGTLQYLVATMMYTGIVIYAPALILNQVTGLDIWASLLSTGAICTFYTTVGGMKAVVWTDVFQVVVMLTGFWVVLARGTMLVGGPRHVLDIAQNHSRINLMDFNPDPRSRYTFWTFVVGGTLVWLSMYGVNQAQVQRYVACRTEKQAKLALLINQLGLILIVFSAAGCGVIMFTIYIDCDPLLAGRISAPDQYMPLLVLDIFKDLPGVPGLFLACAYSGTLSTASTSINAMAAVTVEDLIKPRLPSITPRRLVMISKGLSLIYGSACLTVAALSSLLGGGVLQGSFTVMGVISGPLLGAFILGMFLPACNTPGVLSGLATGLALSLWVAVGATLYPPGAQSLGVLPSSAAGCAVPSANTSGLQGLLGATNTSSKSPSPGVDPGRPALADSFYAISYLYYGGLGTLSTVLFGALISCLTGC; from the exons ATGGCCGCCGTCCAGGGCGAGGCGCGGGCCGCGTTTGGACCCTGGGACTACGGGGTCTTCGCCCTCATGCTGCTGGTGTCCACGGGCATCGGGCTGTGGGTCGGGCTGGCGCGGGGCGGGCAGCGCAGCGCCGAGGACTTCTTCACCGGCGGCCGGCGCCTGGCGGCCCTGCCCGTCGGCCTCTCGCTGGCCGCCAGCTTCATGTCGGCGGTGCAGGTGCTGGGCGTGCCGGCCGAGGCCTACCGCTACGGCCTCAAGTTCATCTGGATGTGCCTGGGCCAGTTGCTCAACTCCCTGCTCACCGCGGTGCTCTTCCTGCCGGTCTTCTACCGCCTGGGCCTCACCAGCACCTACCAG TATCTGGAGCTGCGCTTCAGCCGCGCTGTGCGGCTCTGCGGGACCCTGCAGTACCTGGTGGCCACA ATGATGTATACTGGCATCGTGATCTACGCCCCCGCGCTCATCCTGAATCAAG TGACTGGGTTGGACATCTGGGCATCGCTCCTGTCCACCGGAGCCATCTGTACCTTCTACACGACTGTG GGCGGCATGAAGGCTGTGGTCTGGACCGATGTGTTTCAGGTCGTGGTGATGCTCACTGGCTTCTGGGTTGTCCTGGCCCGCGGCACCATGCTGGTGGGTGGGCCCAGGCATGTGCTTGACATCGCCCAGAACCACTCCCGGATCAACCTGATGGA CTTTAACCCGGACCCACGGAGCCGCTACACGTTCTGGACTTTTGTGGTGGGTGGCACATTGGTGTGGCTCTCGATGTACGGCGTCAACCAAGCACAGGTGCAGCGCTATGTGGCCTGTCGCACAGAGAAGCAGGCCAAGCT ggcCCTGCTCATCAACCAGCTGGGCCTGATCCTGATCGTGTTCAGTGCTGCTGGCTGTGGCGTGATCATGTTCACGATCTATATAGACTGCGACCCTCTCCTGGCAGGGCGGATCTCTGCCCCAGACCAG tACATGCCCCTGCTGGTGCTGGACATCTTCAAGGACCTGCCTGGAGTCCCCGGGCTCTTTCTGGCCTGTGCCTACAGTGGTACCCTCAG caccgCATCCACCAGCATCAATGCCATGGCCGCAGTCACCGTGGAGGACCTCATCAAGCCTCGGCTGCCGAGCATCACACCCCGGAGACTCGTGATGATCTCCAAGGGGCTCT CACTCATCTATGGCTCAGCCTGTCTCACCGTGGCGGCTCTGTCCTCACTGCTGGGGGGAGGCGTCCTCCAG GGCTCCTTCACCGTCATGGGAGTCATCAGCGGCCCCCTCCTTGGAGCCTTCATCCTGGGAATGTTTCTCCCTGCCTGCAACACTCCG GGTGTCCTCTCCGGGCTGGCCACCGGCTTGGCGCTCTCGCTGTGGGTGGCGGTGGGCGCCACTCTGTACCCGCCCGGCGCTCAGTCCTTGGGAGTCCTGCCGTCATCGGCCGCCGGCTGTGCGGTGCCCTCCGCCAACACCTCCGGCCTCCAGGGCCTGCTCGGGGCCACCAACACCTCCAGCAAGAGCCCCAG CCCCGGAGTGGACCCCGGGCGACCGGCCTTAGCTGACAGCTTCTACGCCATTTCCTATCTTTATTATGGTGGCCTGGGAACGCTGAGCACTGTGCTGTTTGGAGCCCTCATCAGCTGCTTGACAG ggTGCTGA
- the SLC5A5 gene encoding sodium/iodide cotransporter isoform X4, whose translation MMYTGIVIYAPALILNQVTGLDIWASLLSTGAICTFYTTVGGMKAVVWTDVFQVVVMLTGFWVVLARGTMLVGGPRHVLDIAQNHSRINLMDFNPDPRSRYTFWTFVVGGTLVWLSMYGVNQAQVQRYVACRTEKQAKLALLINQLGLILIVFSAAGCGVIMFTIYIDCDPLLAGRISAPDQYMPLLVLDIFKDLPGVPGLFLACAYSGTLSTASTSINAMAAVTVEDLIKPRLPSITPRRLVMISKGLSLIYGSACLTVAALSSLLGGGVLQGSFTVMGVISGPLLGAFILGMFLPACNTPGVLSGLATGLALSLWVAVGATLYPPGAQSLGVLPSSAAGCAVPSANTSGLQGLLGATNTSSKSPSPGVDPGRPALADSFYAISYLYYGGLGTLSTVLFGALISCLTGPTKRSALGPGLLWWDLARQTASVAPKEEVATLDDSLGKVSHRAGSQSRGKGSEMTLGALGMAIIQGRDVVSPYISQPLVTSSGKPPLRVDVSSTLFIIPLAKTERNFILFISLYHFYNYFQSMAGETGLPLGC comes from the exons ATGATGTATACTGGCATCGTGATCTACGCCCCCGCGCTCATCCTGAATCAAG TGACTGGGTTGGACATCTGGGCATCGCTCCTGTCCACCGGAGCCATCTGTACCTTCTACACGACTGTG GGCGGCATGAAGGCTGTGGTCTGGACCGATGTGTTTCAGGTCGTGGTGATGCTCACTGGCTTCTGGGTTGTCCTGGCCCGCGGCACCATGCTGGTGGGTGGGCCCAGGCATGTGCTTGACATCGCCCAGAACCACTCCCGGATCAACCTGATGGA CTTTAACCCGGACCCACGGAGCCGCTACACGTTCTGGACTTTTGTGGTGGGTGGCACATTGGTGTGGCTCTCGATGTACGGCGTCAACCAAGCACAGGTGCAGCGCTATGTGGCCTGTCGCACAGAGAAGCAGGCCAAGCT ggcCCTGCTCATCAACCAGCTGGGCCTGATCCTGATCGTGTTCAGTGCTGCTGGCTGTGGCGTGATCATGTTCACGATCTATATAGACTGCGACCCTCTCCTGGCAGGGCGGATCTCTGCCCCAGACCAG tACATGCCCCTGCTGGTGCTGGACATCTTCAAGGACCTGCCTGGAGTCCCCGGGCTCTTTCTGGCCTGTGCCTACAGTGGTACCCTCAG caccgCATCCACCAGCATCAATGCCATGGCCGCAGTCACCGTGGAGGACCTCATCAAGCCTCGGCTGCCGAGCATCACACCCCGGAGACTCGTGATGATCTCCAAGGGGCTCT CACTCATCTATGGCTCAGCCTGTCTCACCGTGGCGGCTCTGTCCTCACTGCTGGGGGGAGGCGTCCTCCAG GGCTCCTTCACCGTCATGGGAGTCATCAGCGGCCCCCTCCTTGGAGCCTTCATCCTGGGAATGTTTCTCCCTGCCTGCAACACTCCG GGTGTCCTCTCCGGGCTGGCCACCGGCTTGGCGCTCTCGCTGTGGGTGGCGGTGGGCGCCACTCTGTACCCGCCCGGCGCTCAGTCCTTGGGAGTCCTGCCGTCATCGGCCGCCGGCTGTGCGGTGCCCTCCGCCAACACCTCCGGCCTCCAGGGCCTGCTCGGGGCCACCAACACCTCCAGCAAGAGCCCCAG CCCCGGAGTGGACCCCGGGCGACCGGCCTTAGCTGACAGCTTCTACGCCATTTCCTATCTTTATTATGGTGGCCTGGGAACGCTGAGCACTGTGCTGTTTGGAGCCCTCATCAGCTGCTTGACAG GCCCCACCAAGCGCAGTGCCTTGGGTCCTGGGCTGCTGTGGTGGGACCTTGCACGACAGACAGCATCGGTGGCCCCCAAGGAAGAAGTGGCTACCTTGGATGACAGCTTGGGGAAGGTCAGTCACAGGGCTGGCTCccagagcagggggaagggcagtgaaaTGACTTTGGGTGCTCTGGGCATGGCCATAATTCAGGGGAGGGACGTGGTGAGTCCCTATATTTCTCAACCTCTTGTTACCTCCAGTGGAAAGCCTCCACTGAGAGTTGATGTGTCTTCAACACTTTTTATTATTCCCTTAGCAAAGACTGAGCGGAATTTCATACTGTTCATATCCTTGTAtcatttttacaattattttcaatCTATGGCAGGTGAAACTGGTTTGCCTTTAGGGTGTTGA